From the Leucobacter tenebrionis genome, one window contains:
- a CDS encoding ATP-binding cassette domain-containing protein produces MAERKGVLEVEGLRVELRGGASPVLDGVSLRVERGECLAVVGESGAGKSVLARTLLGLTQSDPQWTVRSDSFEIAGSDARRLGRRQWRGLRGRSVSLVLQDALQSLDPLRTIEAEVGEALAVRGIGRRERRAAAIRSLEAAGLPHAAARLRQRPGELSGGMRQRALIASALIGEPELLIADEPTTALDPTTAARVLGLFDEIRARSTAIVLISHDLASVARVADRIAVLDRGRVVEQGPTEQVLHRPAHAVTRALVAAIPSGPKPIASTAPADAPELLALRGAARRFPTPGGGTTGLQGVDLALRRGEAVGVVGESGAGKSTLARVLVGAEQPDSGTVERVDPHIRVRLIPQDPLATFDPRWRVGRILTASLRSPDRAPAKLLAQVGLGPEYLDRKPATLSGGQRQRVAIARALAADPDVLVCDEPVSALDVTTQAGILSLLRELQEKQGLTLVFVSHDLAAVRTVCDRVLIMRDGRVVEEGETEPVLADPRDPFTRELIASAAAG; encoded by the coding sequence GTGGCTGAGCGCAAGGGCGTGCTCGAGGTCGAGGGGCTGCGCGTGGAGCTGCGCGGCGGCGCCTCGCCGGTGCTCGACGGGGTGTCGCTGCGGGTGGAGCGCGGCGAGTGCCTCGCGGTCGTGGGCGAGTCGGGGGCCGGTAAGTCGGTGCTCGCGCGCACGCTCCTGGGGTTGACGCAGTCGGATCCGCAGTGGACCGTGCGATCCGACTCCTTCGAGATCGCGGGCAGCGACGCGCGCAGGCTCGGTCGTCGGCAGTGGCGGGGGCTGCGCGGCCGCTCCGTCTCGCTCGTGCTGCAGGACGCGCTGCAGTCGCTCGATCCGCTGCGCACCATCGAGGCCGAGGTCGGGGAAGCCCTCGCGGTGCGCGGGATCGGACGCCGCGAACGACGCGCCGCCGCGATCCGGTCCCTCGAAGCCGCCGGCCTCCCGCACGCCGCGGCCCGCCTGCGGCAGCGACCGGGCGAGCTCTCGGGCGGGATGCGGCAGCGGGCGCTCATCGCGTCCGCGCTCATCGGCGAGCCGGAGCTGCTGATCGCCGACGAGCCGACCACGGCGCTCGACCCGACCACTGCGGCTCGTGTGCTGGGCCTGTTCGACGAGATCAGGGCGCGGAGCACCGCGATCGTGCTCATCAGCCACGACCTCGCAAGCGTGGCCCGCGTCGCCGATCGCATCGCGGTGCTCGACCGCGGGCGCGTCGTCGAGCAGGGCCCGACCGAGCAGGTGCTGCACCGCCCCGCCCACGCGGTCACCCGAGCGCTCGTGGCGGCGATCCCGAGCGGCCCGAAACCCATCGCGAGCACGGCGCCCGCCGATGCCCCCGAACTGCTGGCGCTGCGCGGCGCCGCCCGCCGCTTCCCCACCCCCGGCGGCGGCACGACCGGCCTGCAGGGAGTCGATCTCGCACTGCGGCGGGGCGAGGCCGTGGGGGTCGTCGGCGAATCAGGCGCGGGCAAGAGCACCCTCGCGCGCGTGCTCGTGGGCGCCGAGCAACCCGACTCGGGCACCGTCGAGCGGGTCGATCCGCACATCAGGGTGCGCCTCATCCCGCAGGATCCGCTCGCGACCTTCGACCCGCGCTGGCGGGTGGGCAGGATCCTGACCGCCTCGCTCCGCTCCCCCGATCGCGCGCCCGCCAAGCTGCTCGCGCAGGTGGGCCTCGGCCCCGAGTACCTCGACCGCAAGCCGGCGACGCTCTCGGGCGGCCAGCGCCAGCGCGTCGCGATCGCACGCGCGCTCGCCGCAGACCCCGACGTGCTCGTGTGCGACGAACCCGTGTCGGCGCTCGACGTCACCACGCAGGCCGGCATCCTGTCGCTGCTGCGCGAGCTCCAGGAGAAGCAGGGCCTGACCCTCGTCTTCGTCTCGCACGATCTGGCGGCGGTGCGCACCGTGTGCGACCGCGTGCTCATCATGCGAGACGGTCGGGTGGTCGAGGAGGGAGAGACGGAGCCGGTGCTGGCTGATCCCCGCGACCCGTTCACCCGCGAGCTCATCGCGAGCGCGGCCGCTGGCTAG
- a CDS encoding ABC transporter permease, protein MMRRALGSGRIGANPLGWSGWAALAILLVALIAVCAPQLLAPGDPLAVHPAEGFRPPSFEHPFGTDESGRDLFTRVVHGAGASVGIGLAATGIGIGIGAALGFAAGLGPRWLDGSLGRVFEVLFALPTLVMALLFISVMGSGPTASILAIGLATIPGYARMLRARVRGIAASGYVEWARLDEVGPVRVFMRHVAPNSLWPLVSAATLGIGQAIVWVSALGFLGLGALPPSPEWGAMLNAGRVYLTTAWWMTVMPGLAIVLVAGSLTVLGRRLGGSRG, encoded by the coding sequence ATGATGCGCCGCGCACTCGGAAGCGGGCGGATCGGCGCGAACCCGCTCGGCTGGTCGGGCTGGGCCGCTCTCGCGATCCTGCTCGTCGCCCTCATCGCCGTCTGCGCGCCGCAGCTGCTCGCCCCGGGCGACCCGCTCGCGGTGCACCCGGCAGAGGGCTTCCGCCCGCCGTCGTTCGAGCACCCCTTCGGCACCGACGAATCGGGCCGAGACCTCTTCACCCGGGTGGTGCACGGCGCCGGAGCATCCGTGGGCATCGGCCTCGCGGCGACCGGCATCGGGATCGGGATCGGCGCCGCGCTCGGCTTCGCGGCCGGTCTCGGCCCGCGCTGGCTCGACGGCTCGCTCGGCCGCGTGTTCGAGGTGCTGTTCGCGCTGCCGACCCTCGTGATGGCGCTGCTCTTCATCTCGGTGATGGGTTCGGGGCCGACGGCTTCGATCCTCGCGATCGGCCTCGCCACGATTCCCGGGTACGCGCGCATGCTGCGCGCCCGTGTGCGCGGCATCGCCGCGAGCGGCTACGTGGAGTGGGCACGGCTCGACGAGGTCGGACCCGTGCGGGTGTTCATGCGGCACGTCGCCCCGAACTCGCTGTGGCCGCTGGTGTCGGCGGCGACGCTCGGGATCGGCCAGGCCATCGTGTGGGTGTCGGCGCTCGGCTTCCTCGGCCTCGGGGCGCTGCCGCCCTCACCGGAGTGGGGGGCGATGCTGAACGCGGGCCGCGTGTACCTCACCACGGCCTGGTGGATGACGGTGATGCCGGGCCTCGCGATCGTGCTGGTAGCGGGCTCGCTGACGGTGCTCGGACGGAGACTGGGAGGTTCTCGTGGCTGA
- a CDS encoding ABC transporter permease produces the protein MRGRRIARAAAQRIGAALLVVWLTATVVFFALRLSGDPLEAIMGGPGSQAGPEATERARQAYGLDQPLVLQYLAQLWRTATLQFGDSYARKQPVADLLAANLPPTLLIATLALLLAWALVVLGALVSAVAGRGRIGRAIRAVLAGVETVASVAPQFFVGAVLILVFASGLGILPATSGSSPAGLVLPVITLAVPIAGYLAHVLQGSLVEADDAPFTVTARSRGASETRVLFTHTLRHAALPALALSGWAYGSLLSGAVVVEALFARQGLGRMLLEAATVRDVPVVIGAVVVIALLYVAIMLISDLLEHLVDPRLRRGVIPA, from the coding sequence GTGAGAGGCAGACGGATCGCGCGGGCCGCAGCGCAGAGGATCGGCGCGGCTCTACTCGTCGTGTGGCTGACGGCGACGGTCGTGTTCTTCGCGCTGCGCCTCTCGGGCGACCCGCTCGAGGCGATCATGGGCGGCCCCGGATCGCAGGCGGGCCCCGAGGCCACGGAGCGGGCGCGGCAGGCGTACGGGCTGGATCAGCCGCTCGTGCTGCAGTACCTCGCTCAGCTGTGGCGCACCGCCACGCTGCAGTTCGGCGACTCCTACGCCCGCAAGCAGCCGGTGGCCGATCTGCTCGCCGCGAATCTGCCGCCCACCCTCTTGATCGCGACGCTCGCGCTGCTGCTCGCATGGGCCCTCGTGGTGCTCGGCGCGCTCGTCTCCGCGGTAGCGGGGAGGGGCAGGATCGGCCGCGCGATCCGCGCCGTGCTCGCCGGCGTCGAGACCGTCGCGTCCGTCGCCCCGCAGTTCTTCGTGGGAGCCGTGCTCATCCTCGTCTTCGCGAGCGGACTCGGGATCCTGCCCGCCACGAGCGGCTCGTCACCCGCCGGGCTGGTGCTGCCCGTGATCACCCTCGCGGTGCCGATCGCGGGCTACCTCGCCCACGTGCTGCAGGGCTCGCTCGTCGAGGCCGACGACGCGCCCTTCACTGTGACGGCCCGATCCCGCGGGGCCTCCGAGACGCGGGTGCTGTTCACGCACACGCTGCGGCACGCCGCGCTGCCCGCCCTCGCGCTGTCGGGGTGGGCGTACGGTTCGCTGCTGAGCGGCGCGGTGGTCGTCGAGGCGCTGTTCGCGCGCCAGGGGCTGGGACGCATGCTGCTCGAGGCCGCCACGGTGCGCGACGTGCCGGTGGTGATCGGTGCGGTCGTGGTCATCGCGCTGCTGTACGTGGCGATCATGCTGATCTCCGATCTGCTCGAGCACCTCGTCGATCCGCGCCTGCGTCGCGGGGTGATCCCCGCATGA
- a CDS encoding ABC transporter substrate-binding protein has protein sequence MTRHLPRSLPLVALAAVGALALSACSAETADDNAAPQEGGTLVYATGDAEPTCLDPHVGGNYPQALISTQYLEPMVGRDADGKIQPWLATEWETSEDGLTWDFTLQDGVTFTDGTPLDAEAIKANIEHLQDPDTQSSTGYLAVQKIAEIETVDDTHVRFHLSAPDSALLESLSQQWTAIQSPAGIARGMEENCQSPIGTGPFIVEKWTPQQQVDLVRNDDYRTPGPEAENDGPAHLERIEWRFIPDAATRNAALTSGEVHVIDNPLPADIVAAENADGIEHIDAPRPGAVNRIELNSGQAPFDDARVREAFIRVADPNPGIESLFQGVATRSYSPLASVEPTAVSDESLFETDPDAAAKLLDEAGWTEGEDGVREKDGKKLTVRFPVSTNQSTAAEQSLFEQIQANAAAVGFDVVITPVDLSSWYGALAAHEYEAVSAPYTKVGPDVLRILYHSDGTIPAPSGYFANNAQLKDPELDAVLEQASATLDEAERTKLYADAQQRILESYTVLPLYDQQNHFLVNGVEGVATLGTVATPTFIDARIA, from the coding sequence ATGACCCGACACCTCCCCCGTTCGCTCCCGCTCGTCGCACTCGCCGCGGTCGGCGCCCTCGCCCTCAGCGCCTGCAGCGCCGAGACGGCGGATGACAACGCCGCTCCCCAGGAGGGCGGCACCCTGGTCTACGCGACCGGCGACGCCGAGCCGACCTGCCTCGACCCGCACGTGGGCGGCAACTATCCGCAGGCGCTGATCTCGACGCAGTACCTCGAGCCGATGGTCGGCCGCGACGCCGACGGCAAGATCCAGCCCTGGCTCGCGACCGAGTGGGAGACGAGCGAGGACGGGCTCACCTGGGACTTCACGCTGCAGGATGGCGTCACCTTCACCGACGGCACCCCGCTCGACGCGGAGGCGATCAAGGCGAACATCGAGCACCTGCAGGATCCCGACACCCAGTCGTCGACCGGCTACCTCGCCGTGCAGAAGATCGCCGAGATCGAGACCGTCGACGACACGCACGTGCGCTTCCACCTCTCGGCCCCGGACTCGGCGCTGCTGGAGTCGCTGAGCCAGCAGTGGACGGCGATCCAGTCCCCCGCCGGCATCGCGCGCGGCATGGAGGAGAACTGCCAGTCCCCCATCGGCACCGGCCCGTTCATCGTCGAGAAGTGGACGCCGCAGCAGCAGGTGGACCTCGTGCGCAACGACGACTACCGCACGCCCGGGCCCGAGGCCGAGAACGACGGCCCGGCCCACCTCGAGCGCATCGAGTGGCGCTTCATCCCCGACGCCGCCACCCGCAACGCGGCCCTCACCTCCGGCGAGGTGCACGTCATCGACAACCCGCTGCCCGCCGACATCGTCGCCGCGGAGAACGCCGACGGCATCGAGCACATCGACGCTCCGCGACCCGGCGCCGTCAACCGCATCGAGCTGAACTCGGGCCAGGCCCCGTTCGACGACGCCCGCGTGCGCGAGGCGTTCATCCGGGTCGCCGACCCGAACCCGGGCATCGAGTCACTCTTCCAGGGGGTGGCCACGCGCTCCTATTCGCCGCTCGCGAGCGTCGAGCCGACCGCGGTGAGCGATGAGAGCCTGTTCGAGACCGATCCCGACGCCGCTGCGAAGCTGCTCGACGAGGCGGGCTGGACCGAGGGCGAGGACGGCGTGCGCGAGAAGGACGGCAAGAAGCTCACCGTGCGCTTCCCCGTCAGCACGAACCAGTCGACCGCGGCCGAGCAGTCGCTCTTCGAGCAGATCCAGGCCAACGCCGCGGCCGTCGGCTTCGACGTGGTCATCACCCCCGTCGACCTCAGCAGCTGGTACGGCGCGCTCGCGGCGCACGAGTACGAGGCCGTGAGCGCTCCGTACACCAAGGTCGGTCCCGACGTGCTGCGCATCCTGTACCACTCCGACGGCACGATCCCCGCGCCCTCGGGGTACTTCGCGAACAACGCGCAGCTCAAGGATCCCGAGCTCGACGCCGTCCTCGAGCAGGCCTCGGCGACCCTCGACGAGGCCGAGCGCACGAAGCTGTACGCCGATGCGCAGCAGCGCATCCTGGAGAGCTACACGGTGCTGCCGCTCTACGACCAGCAGAACCACTTCCTGGTGAACGGTGTCGAGGGCGTCGCGACGCTCGGCACGGTGGCCACGCCCACCTTCATCGACGCCCGGATTGCTTGA
- a CDS encoding TetR/AcrR family transcriptional regulator, giving the protein MSSPTRGRPPASSREVLADAACELFLEQGYEATSIAEIARRAGVSRSSFFNYFAGKSEILWFVFDGRIAALVDALADPARSLSDALAAFALGEAPDTLALAIVDARTMDVEQELEAGRAARQLRIGAAVTARLERDGVEAVRAEVIGAGYAAALVSAVWRWADLGAGRHRLDRVLGDALAVAREVLG; this is encoded by the coding sequence ATGAGCTCACCCACCCGCGGACGCCCGCCGGCATCCTCGCGCGAGGTGCTCGCCGACGCGGCGTGCGAGCTGTTCCTCGAGCAGGGGTACGAGGCGACCTCGATCGCGGAGATCGCGAGGCGGGCCGGGGTGAGCCGATCCAGCTTCTTCAACTACTTCGCGGGCAAGTCCGAGATCCTGTGGTTCGTGTTCGACGGCAGGATCGCCGCGCTGGTCGACGCGCTCGCCGATCCCGCGCGATCGCTCTCCGATGCGCTCGCGGCCTTCGCTCTCGGTGAGGCGCCCGATACGCTCGCCCTCGCGATCGTCGACGCCCGCACCATGGATGTCGAGCAGGAGCTCGAGGCCGGCCGGGCCGCGCGGCAGTTGCGCATCGGCGCCGCGGTCACGGCCCGTCTCGAGCGCGACGGCGTCGAGGCGGTGCGCGCCGAGGTGATCGGGGCCGGCTACGCCGCTGCGCTCGTCTCCGCCGTGTGGCGGTGGGCCGATCTCGGAGCGGGGAGGCACCGCCTCGACCGCGTGCTGGGCGACGCGCTCGCCGTCGCCCGCGAGGTGCTCGGGTAG
- a CDS encoding NADPH-dependent 2,4-dienoyl-CoA reductase, whose protein sequence is MSPQTYPHLFAPLDLGFVTLPNRVIMGSMHLGLEEAPGGAERLAAFYRERARGGAALIVTGGIAPNPAGRLTPGAATLETEDQLPHHRVVTDAVHEEGGRIALQILHAGRYGAHPGIVAPSPIQAPISPITPRELDEAEIERTIDDFARTAGLAQRAGYDGVEIMGSEGYLINQFTARRTNHREDRWGGGLDGRLRFPVEIVRRVREAVGKRFIVIYRLSMLELVPEGASLEEALELARRVEAAGATMINSGIGWHEARIPTIAGSVPRGAFAWVTDRFASAVSIPLITTNRINTPDTAERLLSEGRAAMVSLARPFLADPEFVSKAASGAPQRINTCIGCNQACLDHTFSGRPASCLVNPRAGHETDLVVAPAAVGKRIAVTGAGPAGLACATTAASRGHDVTLFEASDRIGGQLNVALQVPGKSEFRETLRYFGVRIEETGVELRLNHRVTATELAEQGFDEVVVATGVVPRRPDIPGLEHPSVLGYLDVLREKAPVGERVAILGAGGIGFDVAEYLTAPSEDPGWSDASAEDPEALRAFLAHWGVDRDYAHAGGLQPPAQERPARDVVMLQRKSGKLGAGLGKTTGWIHRTELARRGVQMMPGVEYLGIDDAGLRVRIPSASPAAGAPEADPSHEERIIEVDTVVLCTGQEPARELHGELAELGIGAHLIGGADVAGELDAKRAIDQGTRLAAWL, encoded by the coding sequence ATGTCACCGCAGACCTACCCGCACCTCTTCGCACCCCTCGACCTGGGCTTCGTCACGCTCCCCAACCGGGTGATCATGGGCTCGATGCATCTCGGGCTCGAGGAGGCCCCGGGCGGCGCCGAACGCCTCGCCGCCTTCTACCGCGAGCGGGCTCGCGGAGGAGCCGCGCTCATCGTGACGGGCGGCATCGCGCCGAACCCGGCGGGGCGCCTCACTCCCGGCGCGGCCACGCTCGAGACCGAGGATCAGTTGCCGCACCATCGCGTCGTCACGGACGCCGTGCACGAGGAGGGCGGGAGGATCGCGCTGCAGATCCTGCACGCCGGACGCTACGGGGCGCACCCCGGCATCGTCGCGCCGAGCCCGATCCAGGCCCCGATCTCCCCGATCACCCCGCGAGAACTCGACGAGGCCGAGATCGAGCGCACCATCGACGACTTCGCCCGCACCGCCGGCCTCGCGCAGCGCGCCGGCTACGACGGCGTCGAGATCATGGGATCCGAGGGGTACCTCATCAACCAGTTCACCGCGCGCCGCACCAATCACCGCGAGGATCGCTGGGGCGGCGGCCTCGACGGCCGCCTCCGTTTTCCAGTCGAGATCGTCCGCCGCGTGCGCGAGGCGGTCGGCAAACGCTTCATCGTGATCTACCGCTTGTCGATGCTCGAGCTGGTGCCGGAGGGAGCTTCGCTCGAAGAGGCGCTGGAGCTCGCGCGACGCGTCGAGGCAGCGGGCGCGACGATGATCAACTCGGGCATCGGCTGGCACGAGGCGCGCATCCCGACCATCGCCGGCTCGGTGCCCCGCGGCGCTTTCGCCTGGGTCACCGACCGCTTCGCGAGTGCGGTGTCGATCCCGCTCATCACGACCAACCGCATCAACACGCCCGATACCGCGGAGCGCCTGCTCTCCGAGGGCCGCGCCGCCATGGTCTCGCTCGCCCGCCCCTTCCTCGCGGATCCCGAGTTCGTGAGCAAAGCGGCTTCCGGCGCTCCGCAGCGCATCAACACCTGCATCGGCTGCAATCAGGCGTGCCTCGATCACACCTTCTCGGGCAGGCCGGCATCGTGCCTCGTGAACCCGCGAGCGGGGCACGAGACCGACCTCGTCGTCGCTCCGGCAGCCGTCGGGAAGCGGATAGCGGTGACCGGCGCCGGGCCGGCGGGGCTCGCGTGCGCCACCACCGCAGCCTCACGGGGCCACGATGTCACGCTGTTCGAAGCGTCGGATCGCATCGGCGGGCAGTTGAACGTGGCGCTGCAGGTGCCCGGCAAGAGCGAGTTCCGGGAGACGCTGCGCTACTTCGGGGTGAGGATCGAGGAGACCGGCGTCGAGCTGCGCCTGAACCACCGCGTCACGGCCACCGAACTCGCGGAGCAGGGCTTCGACGAGGTGGTCGTCGCCACGGGTGTCGTGCCGCGTCGCCCCGACATCCCGGGCCTCGAGCACCCGAGCGTGCTCGGCTATCTCGACGTGCTGCGCGAGAAGGCGCCCGTGGGCGAGCGGGTCGCGATCCTCGGGGCCGGCGGCATCGGCTTCGATGTCGCCGAGTATCTGACGGCGCCCTCGGAGGATCCAGGATGGAGCGACGCGAGTGCCGAGGATCCCGAAGCGCTCCGAGCCTTCCTCGCGCACTGGGGCGTGGACCGGGACTACGCGCACGCCGGCGGGCTGCAGCCGCCGGCGCAGGAGCGGCCCGCCCGCGACGTCGTCATGCTGCAGCGCAAGTCCGGCAAGCTCGGCGCCGGCCTCGGTAAGACGACCGGGTGGATCCACCGCACCGAGCTCGCGCGCCGCGGAGTGCAAATGATGCCCGGCGTCGAGTACCTCGGTATCGACGACGCGGGGCTGCGGGTGAGGATCCCGTCCGCGTCGCCGGCCGCGGGAGCGCCCGAGGCCGATCCCTCGCACGAGGAGCGCATCATCGAGGTCGACACGGTCGTGCTCTGCACGGGCCAGGAACCGGCGCGGGAGCTGCACGGGGAACTCGCGGAGCTCGGGATCGGCGCGCACCTCATCGGCGGGGCCGACGTGGCCGGCGAGCTCGACGCCAAACGGGCGATCGATCAGGGGACGCGGCTCGCGGCGTGGCTGTAG
- a CDS encoding cold-shock protein: protein MTTGTVKWFNSEKGFGFITPDDGASDVFAHFSAIQGSGRRDLFENQRVEFDVEQGPKGLQASNIVAL, encoded by the coding sequence ATGACCACCGGCACCGTGAAATGGTTCAACTCCGAAAAGGGCTTCGGCTTCATCACCCCCGATGACGGAGCATCCGACGTCTTCGCGCACTTCAGCGCGATCCAGGGCAGCGGCCGTCGCGACCTCTTCGAGAACCAGCGCGTTGAGTTCGACGTCGAGCAGGGCCCCAAGGGCCTGCAGGCCAGCAACATCGTCGCGCTCTAA
- a CDS encoding NUDIX hydrolase — protein MLYENASVSERRTMPPAVAVSTVAFALRPPEGSLIGDASRADDAQTSRAITLWLPLVRRTRAPFRGRWALPGGPTRWDETLSDTALRTLRAAVLRDPGYLEQLYSFGGVERSAEAQRLVTIAYWALYGESDLAESPSPIPEHGAAVQNGDRSRRWDDPDPPSPAASPAPGDTALGNTAPGDPASGDPAPGDPDPNVAWFSADRLPELAFDHAEIVAYALARLRSKTEYEALAHRFLGSTFTLTRLRAVTEAVLGETVDPANFRRQALAQGNLVDTGEVETGGRHRPARLYRFRGSPSSGHPEHSDRLAGPRGPVKPIQPGARALPDEPLPRSAS, from the coding sequence GTGCTCTACGAGAACGCGAGCGTGAGCGAACGGCGTACGATGCCGCCCGCGGTCGCGGTTTCGACCGTCGCCTTCGCCCTGCGCCCTCCGGAGGGATCGCTTATCGGCGACGCGTCGCGCGCGGATGACGCGCAGACCAGCCGGGCGATCACGCTCTGGCTGCCGCTCGTGCGTCGGACCCGTGCTCCGTTTCGGGGCAGGTGGGCGCTGCCCGGAGGCCCGACGCGCTGGGACGAGACGCTCTCGGACACTGCGCTGCGAACGCTGCGGGCCGCGGTGCTGAGGGATCCCGGATACCTCGAACAGCTCTACTCCTTCGGGGGAGTCGAGCGCTCCGCCGAGGCGCAGCGTCTCGTCACCATCGCGTACTGGGCGCTGTACGGCGAGAGCGACCTCGCCGAGTCGCCCAGCCCGATTCCTGAGCACGGCGCTGCTGTGCAGAACGGTGACCGCTCGCGGCGCTGGGACGATCCGGATCCCCCCTCTCCGGCGGCGTCGCCGGCGCCGGGGGACACCGCGCTGGGGAACACCGCGCCGGGCGATCCCGCGTCGGGCGATCCCGCGCCGGGCGATCCCGACCCCAATGTCGCCTGGTTCTCGGCCGACAGGCTCCCGGAGCTCGCGTTCGATCACGCCGAGATCGTGGCCTACGCCCTCGCGCGTCTGCGCTCCAAGACCGAGTACGAGGCCCTCGCCCACCGTTTTCTCGGATCGACGTTCACGCTCACCAGGCTCCGGGCCGTGACCGAGGCGGTGCTCGGGGAAACCGTGGATCCCGCCAACTTCCGCCGCCAGGCGCTGGCGCAGGGCAACCTCGTCGACACCGGCGAGGTCGAGACCGGCGGGCGGCACCGGCCCGCCCGCCTCTATCGATTCCGAGGGAGCCCGTCATCGGGTCACCCCGAACACTCAGACCGGCTCGCCGGGCCTCGCGGCCCGGTGAAGCCGATCCAGCCGGGAGCGCGTGCTCTGCCGGACGAACCACTACCGAGGAGCGCATCATGA
- the nadA gene encoding quinolinate synthase NadA translates to MTSVQELIRAAAERESATRPPRKPEGAQTSHRRPIALRATGLSSCDSGLARDPWAIDRTPGYGPGASVEDAAPGDAPRQGPLPARYTDASEEQLHEWIVAAKQTLGDRVRILGHFYQRDEIVQHADFVGDSFMLAQAAKAHPEAEAFVFCGVHFMAETADILSEPSQAVVLPNLAAGCSMADMATIEQVERCWEDLTAALGTDPDDGLEPVIPVTYMNSSAAIKAFCGRNGGIVCTSSNARTVLEWAFERGRRVVFFPDQHLGRNTAKAMGITEDLMPLWRPHLPLGGNTVEQLREARVILWNGFCSVHKRFTVEQIERARSEYPGARVIVHPECPAAVVEAADGAGSTEYIRKQIEAAAPGDVIAVGTEINLVNRLQEQHPELTVFCLDPVVCPCSTMYRIHPAYLAWTLEALVEGAVPNRITVSDDVADDSRIALERMLAARP, encoded by the coding sequence ATGACGAGCGTGCAGGAACTCATCCGGGCGGCTGCTGAGCGCGAGAGCGCGACGCGGCCCCCGCGGAAGCCGGAGGGCGCGCAGACGTCTCACCGCCGGCCCATCGCGCTCCGCGCAACAGGGCTGTCGAGCTGCGACTCCGGGCTGGCTCGGGACCCGTGGGCGATCGACCGGACGCCCGGTTACGGGCCGGGCGCCTCGGTGGAGGATGCGGCTCCCGGGGACGCTCCGCGCCAGGGGCCGCTTCCCGCCCGCTACACCGATGCCTCCGAGGAGCAGTTGCACGAGTGGATCGTGGCGGCCAAGCAGACGCTCGGGGACCGCGTGCGGATTCTCGGGCACTTCTATCAGAGGGATGAGATCGTGCAGCACGCCGATTTCGTCGGCGACTCCTTCATGCTGGCGCAGGCCGCGAAGGCCCATCCCGAAGCCGAGGCGTTCGTGTTCTGCGGGGTGCACTTCATGGCCGAGACCGCCGACATCCTGTCGGAGCCGTCGCAGGCCGTGGTGCTGCCGAATCTCGCCGCGGGCTGCTCGATGGCCGACATGGCGACGATCGAGCAGGTCGAGCGCTGCTGGGAGGACCTGACCGCGGCGCTCGGAACCGATCCGGATGACGGGCTGGAACCCGTCATCCCGGTCACCTACATGAACTCCTCGGCTGCGATCAAAGCGTTCTGCGGCCGCAACGGGGGTATCGTCTGCACCTCGTCGAACGCGCGCACCGTGCTCGAGTGGGCTTTCGAGCGGGGTCGACGCGTCGTCTTCTTCCCCGACCAGCATCTCGGCCGCAACACCGCGAAGGCGATGGGCATCACAGAGGATCTGATGCCGCTGTGGCGGCCGCACCTGCCGCTCGGCGGCAACACCGTCGAGCAACTGCGCGAGGCCCGGGTGATCCTCTGGAACGGGTTCTGCTCGGTGCACAAGCGCTTCACCGTCGAGCAGATCGAGCGGGCGCGATCGGAGTACCCCGGTGCGCGCGTGATCGTGCACCCCGAGTGCCCCGCAGCGGTCGTCGAGGCCGCCGACGGCGCCGGTTCGACGGAGTACATCCGCAAGCAGATCGAGGCGGCCGCGCCCGGAGACGTGATCGCGGTCGGCACCGAGATCAACCTCGTGAACCGGTTGCAGGAGCAGCACCCGGAGCTGACCGTGTTCTGCCTCGACCCCGTCGTGTGCCCCTGCTCGACCATGTATCGCATTCATCCTGCGTACCTCGCGTGGACGCTCGAAGCGCTCGTCGAGGGAGCGGTGCCGAATCGCATCACCGTCTCCGATGACGTGGCCGACGATTCTCGCATCGCGCTCGAGCGAATGCTCGCGGCACGGCCGTGA